The Spirochaeta lutea genomic interval GGCAAGTCTCATTGCCAGCTACAAAGATGACCCCTTTGCCATAATCCCTGATTTAGAGGAAGAATATGGAAGCGAACGGGTTCAACAGATTCTCGGTTCAGGGGTAAAAGAGCTTGCAAAGAGTGAGAGCGATAACTACGGGAGAACAAACCGAAGTATTCATGCCCTGCACTCCCTTCCGGCCGGTTCCCGATTGGGAGTGGAAGATGTGGCTGTACTTCGTACCGAGAAATCTCTATCCCCGGGTATACATCCGCGATTTATGGATATTGTCCTGGGAAAACGCCTGACCATGGACCTCGAGGATGGTGAAGGCCTAACCTGGAATCACCTGCTACAGGAATAACTTCGACTCTGCGATGGGATCTACCGGTATCCCCCATGAAGGAACTTGCATGACCCGGGACCTAGTCCCGGGTAAGATTGCGGTAAACGATCCTATGGGGACGGTCTGCCTCAGCGCCTAGTCGTTTACGCCGGTCTTCTTCATACTCGCTGTAGTTACCCTCAAACCATCGAACCTGGGACTCTCCCTCAAAGGCCAAAATATGGGTACAAATGCGGTCCAGAAACCAACGGTCATGGCTAATAACCACGGCACAACCAGCAAAACTATCCAGAGCCTCCTCCAAAGCCCTCATGGTATTCACATCCAAGTCATTGGTGGGCTCATCCAGGAGTATCACATTGGCGCCGCTTTTAACCATCATCGCCAAATTCACCCGGTTTCGCTCGCCGCCGGATAGTATGCCCACGGCCTTCTGTTGGTCTGAACCGTTAAAATTAAACCAGCTCACGTATGCTCGGCTATTAACGCTACGGTTTCCAAGGCTGACGGAATCATTTCCTCCGCTGATCATCTCCCAAACAGACTTCTTTGGATCAAGCTGTTCCCGGCTCTGCTCCACATAGGCAAGACTAACCGTCTCCCCCACCCGGAACGCTCCCTTATCCGGTTCAACCGAACCGGTGATCATGTTAAAAAGGGTTGTTTTACCTGCACCATTCGGACCGATGATACCAACCACTCCTCCCGGAGGCAGGGAAAAATTCAGATCATCGTAGAGAAGCTTTCCATCGAACTCCTTGGATACACCATTGGCCTCAATTACAATATCACCAAGTCGTGGTCCAGGAGGGATAAATAGTCTGAGCTCACGCTGCTGCTCCGGGCCACCCTGGGTAAGGAGCTTTTCGTAGTTGGTAATCCTGCTCTTAGCCTTAGCATGCCGGCCCTTGGGACTCATGGAAATCCACTCAAGTTCCCTGGCAAGGGTCCGTTGACGCTCACTCTCGGATTTTTCCTCCAACCGCAGCCGTTCCTGTTTTTGTTTCAGCCAACTTGAATAATTGCCCTTCCATGGGATACCCTCGCCACGATCGAGCTCAAGAATCCAACCGGCCACATTATCTAAAAAATATCGATCATGGGTTACTGCAATTATTGTTCCGGCATACTGCTTTAAATGCCGTTCCAACCACGCAATGGATTCGGCATCCAGATGGTTGGTCGGTTCATCGAGCAGGAGAATATCAGGTTTTTTAAGCAGCAACCGGCAGAGCGCTACCCTGCGCCGTTCACCCCCCGATAGGCTATCCACCACCTGGTCGGCAGGGGGGCACCTCAGGGCATCCATCGCCAGGTCCAGTCTGCTATCAAGATCCCAGGCATCCAGGGCATCAAGGCGTTCCTGAACCTTCCCCTGGCGTTCCAGAAGTTCGTCCATGTCGGCATCCGGATCCCCGAAGGCCTCATTGATCCGATCAAACTCAGCCAGGAGATCTACCGTCTCCTGAGCCCCCTGGGACACGATCTCTTTTACGGTTTTTCCAGACTCAAGTTCGGGCTCCTGCTCAAGATACCCCAGGGTAAAGCCCGGGCTCACACTCGTCTCCCCGTTGAAATCCTCATCAATCCCGGCGAGTATCTTTAGCAAAGAAGATTTCCCTGAGCCGTTCAGACCAATCACCCCGATCTTTGCCCCGTAAAAATAGGACAGACTTATATCCTTGAGAACCTGTTTGGTCCCATGATATTTACTCACCTTGTACATTGAGTAAATAATTTTTTTATCTTCGCCGTTACTGGGCGCTGCCATCTTGTACTCCTTGGTATGGTATACAGGGTAGGAAAATCCGGGGCAGCAGAACTGCCCAGGCGGTCAACCCTAAGAGTTTTGTAGTGCGTAAACGCCTATAACAGTACATCCTGGCGACACCACCCATGGGTGCAATTAGTGGTTATTCCGCTATTTTGGGTGTCGTTTACAACCTTTTGCGCACTATATAAGAGTTTGAGGGTTGATGCCGTTTCATCCAGTGTTACGGCATCTAGTACATGAGTAGCTCCTCATACCCGTGTTCTCTCAACAGGATAGTAGCATAGCTTCGACGCACCGTCACCAGGGGTGATGGGCCTATAACGCGGGCACCATGGCCCACGACGGTGTAATATCAGACCGGAACACCGTCTTGTCCTATAGCGCGGGCCCCATAGCACTTGAATACCTGAAAGGCCGCCTTGTCTACCCCTGGAGCCGTCACTTGGGGGCAGGGAGAGTAATCCCTGCCCCCCACGCAAAGGGGCTTCAGGCTCAGGGAGATTTGCCTGAGTACCAACCCGGCAACCCGGGTGCTAATCTAATAATACCTTCACTCGCCCTACAGTACCGTCCCTCAACCGGACCTTTATACCATGAGGATGGCTGGAGGACTTGGTTAGGATATCCTGAACAACACCCTCGGTTATGGCTCCGGTAGGCTGATCCTGCTTTTGGACGATACCAACCCTTGTTCCCGGCTTGATATCCCCCCTGGAAATAGTACTCATGATCGTTCTCCTGAGCTCTTTACCAGGGTACTGATCCACGCTTCTGCCCGTTGAGCTTCCCCGGGCATCACAGGGCCCTCCTTGTCTTCGACAAAAAATCCTTCAGCCTCAGCAGCCGCTGTTCCGCCCTTTTTCTTGAGGATGGTCAGAAGCTTGGGGGCAGCATAGCCGAATAGGGAAACCATACCGCTAAGGAGTTTTGAGTTAACCTTAGCCACATCAACCCGGGTATCCCAGGCAGCCACCCGTTTACCGGTAAGACTACCCGGAGCCATATCTTTCAGAAACTCCTTTAGCTCCGGAGTCGGGTTAAATGCTCTGGTCGGAGAGGCAACAACCACCATATCCGCCTGGGAGATGTCCTGGGATGTCACCTCCCCCCGGTGTTTAACCACCACTGTTGAATGGGAGGCAGCAGCAGCCCCCATGGTCTGGGCAAGTTCCTTGGTGTTTCCAAATACTGAATCATACACAATCACTAGGTTCATTCTTCTCTCCTCATTATCTATTTCTTAGTGCGCAAAAGGTTGTAAACTACCCCAGATATAGCGGAACCATCTTATTTTTTATCCACTGGTAGTGTGCCCAAGGTGAAAAGTTACAACCTTTTGCGCACTATATATCTATTTCATGGGTCAAGCCCATGTGTTTTCCCCATCCAGCTGTTCCGTACTGTGCAGTACCCCTGACCCCCGTATTTATTCATGGGATCATGCTTACCGGACTACTTCAAGACGATCTGCCAAGGGACCCCAGTACTGCTGTGCAGGGCCGTTCACTGCAACCCCGTAATTAGGTCAGATTGTATCGTCCTGCAGATCTCTCCCGCCACCTGCGCACATCCGCTTCAGGCACTGAATCGTAGGATTGAAACAACCTTGGGTTCTGTTCCAGGAGGAATTGTACAAAATCCACCATCGGGGTCACCTGAACCAAAATACACCGTGCATCCCCGATATACCCCTCGGTAGCCGCTCCCAGATTGAGCAGGGGCTTCTCAAGTTTCCCGTAGGTCTGAGAGACATCACCGAATCTGCTCTGATGCCGATACTGCGGGCAGTTAACCAAGCCGTGTTCAGTCCGAACCTTCAGTGGCTGGGGTACCGGGGAAAGCCGGTCGGGAATATCCATCCATTCCTCCACCCCGTGAATCAAGGTATTACTCCTCATAGAACAGCCTAAAAACAGAATCTTCGCCTCGATATCCACCAAGCGCCCCCAACATCCCGAACGCGGGCAGGCTGTACGGGTTAATTCTTCACCCTTCGTATAGGATTCAGCATCCCGACCGATGGCAGCCACCGAATGGGTAGGGTGCAGACTCCGGAACACCCCTGGCCGCTTCATAAAGAGGTTGGTCAGAATACCCACACATGACGCATCGGTTTTCGGATCAAACACGGGGTTGGTTTCACCTACCTGCTTCCATGTATGGGTGGGGAACATGAGCAATCCCGCAGCCAGATACTCAATAAACGCATCCAGTACGGTGTCTGCACCCCCCTCTACCTC includes:
- a CDS encoding flavodoxin family protein, which encodes MNLVIVYDSVFGNTKELAQTMGAAAASHSTVVVKHRGEVTSQDISQADMVVVASPTRAFNPTPELKEFLKDMAPGSLTGKRVAAWDTRVDVAKVNSKLLSGMVSLFGYAAPKLLTILKKKGGTAAAEAEGFFVEDKEGPVMPGEAQRAEAWISTLVKSSGERS
- the ettA gene encoding energy-dependent translational throttle protein EttA; translated protein: MAAPSNGEDKKIIYSMYKVSKYHGTKQVLKDISLSYFYGAKIGVIGLNGSGKSSLLKILAGIDEDFNGETSVSPGFTLGYLEQEPELESGKTVKEIVSQGAQETVDLLAEFDRINEAFGDPDADMDELLERQGKVQERLDALDAWDLDSRLDLAMDALRCPPADQVVDSLSGGERRRVALCRLLLKKPDILLLDEPTNHLDAESIAWLERHLKQYAGTIIAVTHDRYFLDNVAGWILELDRGEGIPWKGNYSSWLKQKQERLRLEEKSESERQRTLARELEWISMSPKGRHAKAKSRITNYEKLLTQGGPEQQRELRLFIPPGPRLGDIVIEANGVSKEFDGKLLYDDLNFSLPPGGVVGIIGPNGAGKTTLFNMITGSVEPDKGAFRVGETVSLAYVEQSREQLDPKKSVWEMISGGNDSVSLGNRSVNSRAYVSWFNFNGSDQQKAVGILSGGERNRVNLAMMVKSGANVILLDEPTNDLDVNTMRALEEALDSFAGCAVVISHDRWFLDRICTHILAFEGESQVRWFEGNYSEYEEDRRKRLGAEADRPHRIVYRNLTRD
- a CDS encoding AAC(3) family N-acetyltransferase: MHTKMTLKGEISKLGIDPEDRLLIHSSMKALGEVEGGADTVLDAFIEYLAAGLLMFPTHTWKQVGETNPVFDPKTDASCVGILTNLFMKRPGVFRSLHPTHSVAAIGRDAESYTKGEELTRTACPRSGCWGRLVDIEAKILFLGCSMRSNTLIHGVEEWMDIPDRLSPVPQPLKVRTEHGLVNCPQYRHQSRFGDVSQTYGKLEKPLLNLGAATEGYIGDARCILVQVTPMVDFVQFLLEQNPRLFQSYDSVPEADVRRWRERSAGRYNLT
- a CDS encoding YwbE family protein, producing MSTISRGDIKPGTRVGIVQKQDQPTGAITEGVVQDILTKSSSHPHGIKVRLRDGTVGRVKVLLD